A stretch of DNA from Maridesulfovibrio bastinii DSM 16055:
ACTCATGCTACAAAAAATCGTAGCTTGAAAAGAGGCGGCGGTGCCAAGCCATGGCGTCAGAAAGGAACTGGTCGTGCTCGTTCAGGATCAACCCGTTCTCCTCTGTGGCGCGGCGGTGGAATCGTATTCGGTCCACAGCCCCGTGACTACTCCTTCAAGGTAAATAAGAAGGTTCGTCGTCTTGCACTCAAGATGGCCCTTACATCCAGACTCAATGACGAAAGCCTTATGGTTTTGAAAGGTATCGACCTTCCAGAAGCTAAGACCAAGCTCTTCGCAGAAGTCGTAGACGCTCTCGGTCTCAAGAAGGCCTTGATTATTGTCAAGGATGCTGATAATAAACTCCTCCTTTCTGCGAGGAATATTCCTGGCATCAAAATGATCTCTGCCGACCAGCTGAATGTTTATGACATTCTCAGCCATCGTCAGCTTGTGATCGTTGAAAATGCAGCACAGGATCTGCAGGAGAGGTTGAAATAGTCATGGACTATACTCAGATTCTTATCAAACCGGTCATTTCGGAAAAGGCCACCGACATCAAAGAGGCATCTAACCAGATCGCCTTTTACGTGCTTCCCGATGCCAATAAGACTGAAGTCAAAAAAGCTGTTGAAGCTGCTTTTGATGTTAAAGTCGAGGCAGTCCGCATTGTGCGTAAGCAGTCCGCTCTTCGCAAGAAGTACGGCCGCGTTGTCGGCAAAGTATCCGGCTACAAAAAGGCTTATGTCAAATTGCAGTCCGGAGATAAAATTGAATTCTTCGAGGGAGTGTAAGAGATGGCTATTCGTAAACTGAAACCGACTTCTGCAGGTCGCCGGTTCCAGACCGTCTCCACTTTTGAGGA
This window harbors:
- the rplW gene encoding 50S ribosomal protein L23, which translates into the protein MDYTQILIKPVISEKATDIKEASNQIAFYVLPDANKTEVKKAVEAAFDVKVEAVRIVRKQSALRKKYGRVVGKVSGYKKAYVKLQSGDKIEFFEGV
- the rplD gene encoding 50S ribosomal protein L4 — encoded protein: MATITIYDQTKKEVGSMDLASEIFEVPVKPEIMHLVVRAQLASKRSGTHATKNRSLKRGGGAKPWRQKGTGRARSGSTRSPLWRGGGIVFGPQPRDYSFKVNKKVRRLALKMALTSRLNDESLMVLKGIDLPEAKTKLFAEVVDALGLKKALIIVKDADNKLLLSARNIPGIKMISADQLNVYDILSHRQLVIVENAAQDLQERLK